A window of Gadus chalcogrammus isolate NIFS_2021 chromosome 2, NIFS_Gcha_1.0, whole genome shotgun sequence genomic DNA:
CTTGGCCGCGGCGGGTTTCTTGGCGGCGGGCTTCTTGGCTTTAGGGGCGGCGGGCTTCTTGACGGCGGCGGGTTTCTTTGCCTCCTTGCTGATCTTGAAGGATCCGGACGCTCCGGTGCCCTTGGCCTGGAGCAGGGTTCCCTTGGACACCAAGCTCCTCACGGCGGCCTTGACCCGGGAATTGTTCTTCTCCACGTCGTAGCCGTCGGCAGCCAGAGTCTTCTTGAGCGCTGGCAGAGAAACTCCGCTTCGCTCTTTGGACGCAGCCACGGCTTTCACGATCAAGTCGCTCACACTGGGGCCGACCCTCTTCGGCCGGGCAGCGGGCTTCTTCTTGGTGGCTTTCGCCGGGGAGGCGGCAACAGCGGGTGCAGGCGCTACTTCAGACATGTTCTCGGAGGTTCTGTATCAGATGTGAGTAAAgccggtctgtgggctgtcctTATACAGACGATGAGAACCGTACAGACTCAACCATTGAAAAATTACTCCAGGGTGGGAATGATCGTCTCGTTTGTGTTTCCTCCTTAACTTTACCAGCATAAAATTCCAATGTGATGTCAGCATTTGACACGTGTAGTTAATAAATTACAAGAAGAAATGCTAAATTCCAACCGTACCTGGTTTTATGTACCAATGATGTCGACAATTATTTACAATAACGCTTAGATTGCGACGTGACCTGATGATGGTCACTTAGGTTTCGTTGAGATTTGtttttaataatacattaagtCTTTCATAATGCGGAAAGTTCTTTTTCAAATGACCAAGACTTCAGACCAACAGTTGACAGTGATCAACATGTCCAGAGTCTCTGTTGTTCTGATACAATTAACGCATTTAGTTGCTGTTAAACACACTCGTCAGAAGGCTTGCCTAGCTGCTTTTCAACAATCAGAAACATACATCTGTATGGATTTAAATAGGCTACATGATATTTATTCGATTACTTCAAATACATTTGGACATTTTGCAGAGTAAAATGCGTTTGTACGGAACATTCGTCCATTGCGTTTGAAAAATTGCGTTTGTATCGAACGTTAGTCGCTTTTTGCCGTTTATTGTCTCCATTACGCATCATCTTTTACATCCTGGATCAAATGGATTTGAATAGGCTACTCCACTTAATTTTATGAACAAATAATGTTGGCTAGATTGAACCCAAACTGAGTCGATATTGGCAGgtgcattaaatatattttgatatatttattaaattatcTATCGAATGATCCCTAGTTACGTTAAATTATTTGGTCAACCCACGCTCGAAATTAAGCGCCTTTCAATAGCGATCCAGAAGGAAACCCAGAATGGATGAATCATGACATAACATTAATCATATAGCATAAAGGTTTAAATAGGCTAGAGTCAATGCTATAAAGCTGCATTATCATGGAATGCCATTTGATtcaataatcaaataaatacgGCCATGAAATAATATATAGCTCTAAAATAAATTGATAGGGAATAAGTATGAGTTAAATATATTTAATGGAAAAATGGATTGGCGTTTTTAAGGTAGTCTGTCATTTCAATAGGGTATACTTTCTCCATCCAAGCTAAACGCAAGACAGCTAAAATACATCCGATTGCGGTTTTACATTTTCTTTAGCTTAAGTGTCAATCATGGACCGTCATTAGTATTGGCGGCCAAGGGGGAATCACGAGGTAATGTTGAGCAGGCCAACTTGGTGACGGAACTTGACCCTTAATAACCAATTAGAAAAAAGGTTTAGTTTTCATGTGTGGCAGATATTGAACATTGTCATCAAACGTGTAAAAATGTTGAGCTTATTTTTCATTGCAAATATAAATCTATTATTGATAGGAGCAATTCTTCAACAAGTATTTaggtggctcttaaaagagcctttGGGTTTAGGGTTGGAGAAGATGGTTTAACCGCCGAAGCCGTACAGGGTGCGCCCCTGCCTCTTCAGAGCGTAGACAACATCCATGGCGGTGACGGTCTTCCTCTTAGCGTGCTCGGTGTAGGTGACGGCATCACGGATCACGTTCTCCAGGAACACCTTGAGGACACCGCGGGTCTCCTCGTAGATCAGACCGGAGATACGCTTCACACCGCCACGACGGGCAAGACGGCGGATAGCGGGCTTGGTGATGCCCTGGATGTTATCACGGAGAACTTTACGGTGACGCTTGGCGCCTCCTTTCCCGAGTCCTTTTCCTCCTTTTCCTCGACCAGACATGGTTGACAAGATAGTAGAAGCAATGTGATGTCTAAGATGGACACCCCGACTTTATAAAGGCTCGCAGAGGACCTGAGAGAGACGATGGGCGGGAGCTCTAGTACGGACCCCGCCCAGTGCTTGGGTCGTGAAGTCGACTTTCATAGAAAGGAATCGTATCGTGAACATAACCCGACTAATTTCTTTTAAATTATTGCTATTTCACCCAGAATGCAAATTTGCTTTTAAAATTGACATTCTTCTGAAATAAAGACGCTGTAAGATACTCTGGTCAACAGATACGCTTTAGTCTTGGAGTTGAGAAGTAGATTTATTAAACTGCGCATGTGTACCAACGGCGCGACGCGTACCCAGGCGGGACAGAACAGACCGTAGTCATGGGAGTAAATCAAACAATACATTACATCTCCCTTCTTATCAAAGAAAAGGCATACAATCTAGGAACAACTCAGAAACATGTTAGCAGCTTAAATGTCCTGACTTCATGTCAAATTAACCTTGACATCCATTTGACTTAAATAAACAAAGTAACAAACTCTTTAACTTTAAATCTGATCACACTAACTTGGAAGTTAATGCTTTGAACTTTTGATCAAGCTAACTGGGAAGGAGAGGTTACCAGCACTTCACTTCCATAGGTGTCTTTACCACACCTTGTCCCTAACTAACTTCATGCACACAACTCATAAAGTCAGTCTGTCGGGCGGCTTGACCGCTCTGCCTCGCCTGGTGACGAACAGTTCACCTGCCCGGGCCTGAGCATGGCTCAAGGGTTCTCTGGGAGGCGAGCGAGGCTGTTCAGATGGGGTAGGAGACAGCTGTTCCCTTTCAGCTGTCTGCTCTGGCGGCTCAGTCCATAACTCATTACGTATCCAGTGGCGTGGACGGTTGGCGGCTGGAGTGCTTGTGTGAAGATGTTGGCTGTTGCGGCGGTACTCCTTGTTTCCACGGTCCACGATATAGGATCGCGGAGCACTGTGCTGTCTGACTACAACCGCTGGGGACCATCTGCGGCTACCAGGATAAGGCTGCATTCTGACCTCATCTCCAGGCTCGAGAGCGACACAAGGTTTGCCTGCTCTCTTGCGGTCATAATAGTACCTTTGATTGTCCTGTGTCTGATCTAGCAGACGCTTGACTTTCAGTGGGTCATAGGCCGTTGGTGCAAGGAGCTCACGTGCCATAGGCAGCTTGTTGCGTCGCCTCCTTCCCATGAGCAGTTGAGCTGGTGAAAGGCCTACCGACTCGAGGGGAGTAGTCCTGTAATCCAGTAGTGCAAGATGTTTGTCTGGTGCCTTGTTCCAGAGCCTCTTCAGTTTGCACGGCACGCTCCGCTTCACcatttgtgtggcgtgtgtgggGAAGACGTGACGTGTAGGATGCTGTAACTCTTGCAAAAGTCTTTAAACTCCTCTGAGGAGTACTGTGGGCCATTGTCGTCCTCATCGTTGCAGGGATGCCGTGCCTGCCAAACTGCGCCTTAAGTGTGTCTATGACAGAGCGACTGCGCGTGTCTCTCAATCCGTCCACTTCAATGAACATTGAGTAGTAGTCCACAAGCAGTATGTACTGTTTCCCTTCGAATTCGAAGAGGTCTGATGCTACCTTCTCAAAGGGAAGGTTGGGTGTTTCCGTTGGTTTGAGCGGTTGTCTGGGcagtttattttcaaaatctgcacACAAACTGCAGTTTCTGACTACTTCTTCAATTTGTGCACTCATACCTGGCCAGTAGAGGGGCAGTGGCGGAGCCAGGAAATTTCCATTGGGGTGGCCAGGATGGGGCCAGTGATAATTTTTGGGTGGCAAGCATGTGTCTCACCAGGAGATGCAGAGCTATTTAAGACACATACAGCAAACATCTCAACATTATTCGGAATTCAGATGAAGGTGCAATAGAAAAGTATTCAATATATTTAAATTGTTCTTATACCTAAAGGCAAAGTAACAAAGAAGCTAAAACTTAAAAAAGAATATACACTTATTCTGTATTCATACTTGTTTTTAAACTGTGTTGATTTACCGATtgctatttgtgtttttatttgtattgtacgACTGAGTCGAACAATGGTTGTACAGATATGCATTGACAGCAAGGTATTCTATTTTATAGTAGAGATGTCCTCAGTTTATGGCGACAAGCCAAGTCAATTCTCTCAGTGTATCATCAGGAATACAAAACAAGGATACAAAATTAgaagtgcaatgtttttttaatcaagtCTGATCACAATATGGATTTATCTTTAAATaacaaaaagtataaaatactgagctaatgtatagaaatatgaaaataaataaaataaataaatcctgaATACAATTTGCTGAATTCCAACAAATGTAAATATGACAAGCATTAACAGCCTGTTTAAATAAGCAGTGTCAATTTTTCTTCAATTCGATTCATAAACATCTATCAAACACATAATAACAAACATCATATTCACAATGGGTATTAGGCGGACTCTGCAAGATTAGATTCAAGTTTGAGCCACATTTACACATATCAGACAGAATCCAAACAGTGACATCTCATTAAAACTGAACACTTCAAAGACTGTCCTTAAAGATCTATCGGTTCTTGATTTGGAAATGTCTGtttgaaaatggaaaaaaaggcATATTCAATTATTAAATTACAGCAGAGATTAATAACAATCAAGATAAACTCATACATTGGAGTGTACTATCCCATGTTACATCTAATGGATTATCTGAACACTATCAGGGGTGCAAACTCATCAGGGATGAAAAAGGTGACAAGGACCCAAACCCCCTcgcggaatatatatatatatatatatatatatatatatatatatatatatatatatacacacacacaataaatatatatatatatatatatatatatatatatatatatatatatatatatatatatatatatatatatatatatacacacacacagtgttgtgatagttcactttctacgtgaactagttcaaagttcagttcacaaattttaaaatgaactagttcagttcagcgttcataattcaaagatttgaactaagttcacagttccaaaaaatgaactagttcatagtttttttttttcaaaatgttgctgtgagctattattttttttcggtattttgaacatcgaGCCCACTTCGtgatttgtctaggatgaaatagagtggttgaa
This region includes:
- the LOC130370133 gene encoding histone H1-like gives rise to the protein MSEVAPAPAVAASPAKATKKKPAARPKRVGPSVSDLIVKAVAASKERSGVSLPALKKTLAADGYDVEKNNSRVKAAVRSLVSKGTLLQAKGTGASGSFKISKEAKKPAAVKKPAAPKAKKPAAKKPAAAKKAVTPKKVKKTPTKKVSVKKATPKKAKKPAAAKKVVAKVTKKTVKSPKKAPKPVAKKSPAKKAAKPKAAKKAAPKKK
- the LOC130403939 gene encoding histone H4, producing MSGRGKGGKGLGKGGAKRHRKVLRDNIQGITKPAIRRLARRGGVKRISGLIYEETRGVLKVFLENVIRDAVTYTEHAKRKTVTAMDVVYALKRQGRTLYGFGG